A window from Spiroplasma endosymbiont of Aspidapion aeneum encodes these proteins:
- the hemW gene encoding radical SAM family heme chaperone HemW gives MLDISLGENLKHLYIHIPFCSKICYYCDFVKQILPKNKKDVMKYLFLLIDELDAYKDRLNEIETIYIGGGTPSCLESNELEILLNYLFKFKNVREFTIELNPESMNIEKLKLLKRYNVNRLSIGCQSFNNNLLKSIGREHNIDQSIKSINIARSLGFQNISIDLIYNIYGQTDLDIKTDLEYINKIRPNHISWYSLILKENSIWGKIKKSLPENDIFFDSIVNNGLKKLKYRRYEISNYTLDNKESLHNIGYWMCNMFAGVGFGASGYEYIGNKYFLTRNINNIMSYNKKFEELSIKEHYFNKVMMGLRLISGIEMTGTNEKIWYYFYDAIQKNLNNGLLVFKDNFLKCSERGYEILNSILIDFI, from the coding sequence ATGTTGGACATTTCTTTGGGAGAAAACCTTAAGCATTTGTATATTCACATCCCATTTTGTAGCAAGATATGTTATTATTGTGATTTTGTGAAGCAAATTTTACCCAAAAATAAAAAAGATGTTATGAAATATCTTTTTTTGCTTATAGATGAATTAGATGCTTATAAAGATAGGTTAAATGAAATAGAAACTATATATATTGGTGGTGGCACACCGAGTTGTCTTGAATCTAACGAATTGGAAATATTACTTAATTATCTATTTAAATTTAAAAATGTTAGGGAATTTACAATTGAGCTAAATCCCGAAAGTATGAATATTGAAAAATTAAAATTATTGAAAAGGTATAATGTTAATCGTTTAAGTATAGGTTGTCAAAGTTTTAATAATAATTTACTAAAAAGTATAGGTCGTGAGCATAATATCGATCAATCAATTAAATCAATTAACATCGCAAGATCTTTGGGTTTTCAGAATATTTCTATAGATCTTATATATAATATCTATGGCCAAACAGATTTAGATATTAAAACAGATTTAGAATATATTAACAAAATAAGACCAAATCATATTTCTTGGTACTCTTTAATATTAAAAGAAAACTCAATTTGGGGGAAAATAAAAAAAAGTCTACCAGAAAACGACATTTTTTTTGATAGTATTGTTAACAATGGACTCAAAAAGTTGAAATATAGGCGTTATGAAATATCTAATTATACTTTAGATAATAAAGAATCACTCCATAATATAGGTTATTGAATGTGTAATATGTTTGCCGGTGTTGGATTTGGAGCAAGTGGATATGAGTACATTGGTAATAAATATTTCCTAACTAGAAATATAAATAATATTATGTCTTATAATAAAAAGTTTGAGGAATTATCAATAAAAGAACATTACTTTAACAAAGTGATGATGGGTTTAAGGTTAATATCTGGAATAGAAATGACAGGTACAAATGAAAAAATATGATATTATTTCTATGATGCAATTCAAAAGAATTTAAATAACGGTCTCTTGGTATTTAAAGATAATTTTTTAAAGTGTTCTGAAAGGGGTTATGAAATCTTAAATTCAATATTAATAGATTTTATTTAA
- a CDS encoding MurR/RpiR family transcriptional regulator → MKKELEDIIEKSINIFSRKEMIIANFVLQKNINVYDLSVSNILSNTGTGHSTLYSFLKKIGYKNIRKFILDLKNEDKQNELISDNVDIIEEIYDVHSIYKKIISENTKNISISSIDSFIEKIINKKNIYLIGFGESHLVCMEMSYRLTRYGFNTDVIESEIGTLLSKVLTIGEKDLLICVSISGESNVIIEAAKIAKNNNVEVIGISSNSDSNLSKVVNLLVELKFPIKELENQSYISTILPLIFFCDILSKRILDIDKEKYQGFRSKTSKLISRFVKN, encoded by the coding sequence ATGAAAAAAGAATTAGAAGATATTATTGAAAAATCAATAAATATTTTTTCAAGAAAAGAAATGATCATTGCTAATTTTGTTTTGCAAAAAAATATTAATGTTTATGATTTGAGTGTATCCAATATACTGTCTAATACCGGAACAGGTCACTCCACATTGTATTCTTTTTTAAAAAAAATCGGTTATAAGAATATAAGAAAATTTATATTAGATTTAAAAAATGAAGATAAACAAAATGAGTTAATAAGTGATAATGTAGATATTATAGAGGAAATTTATGATGTTCACTCAATTTATAAAAAAATTATTTCCGAAAACACAAAAAATATTTCAATTAGTTCTATAGACTCATTTATTGAGAAAATAATTAATAAAAAAAATATTTATTTAATTGGTTTTGGAGAAAGTCATTTAGTTTGTATGGAGATGTCCTATAGATTAACAAGATATGGTTTTAATACTGATGTTATTGAAAGTGAAATCGGAACACTTTTATCTAAAGTTTTAACTATAGGAGAGAAGGATTTGTTGATTTGTGTTTCTATTTCTGGTGAAAGTAATGTGATTATTGAGGCAGCGAAAATTGCAAAAAATAATAATGTAGAAGTAATTGGTATTTCCTCTAATAGTGACTCGAATTTATCTAAGGTTGTCAACCTATTGGTAGAATTAAAGTTCCCAATCAAGGAACTTGAAAATCAATCTTATATATCTACAATCCTACCTCTTATTTTCTTTTGTGACATTCTTTCAAAAAGAATATTAGATATTGATAAGGAAAAATATCAAGGATTTAGAAGCAAAACTTCAAAATTAATTTCACGTTTTGTTAAGAATTAA
- a CDS encoding MSC_0882 family membrane protein produces MFQNGPNIINEETILNSPEIQIQKEYAKIQFGDKFVTKGKLPKELQKEVRCEKIRVSILAVIGILFFSYFLSNIVLWKKHEIIHLLNIELGGVNSSPSVGWLLLSFVGILSFLTLGFASTDYSLLVSNINKCKKDAMNFGKIYVPYFIKRNYKKLSTRDIYINWISFSVYVIGGISVWILCWLNDQSKYDSQTGRLLVSFFWMDIKPPVYYFNRDQQVLINVIFLVGTLILQIYTIVDARMRKQNIISLYQAEIIDQDEINLLRKKANKICLILLIIFLAILFILFFIIYFVSKRTKKIVNKGENGGFLKNVGHFFGRKP; encoded by the coding sequence ATGTTTCAAAATGGGCCAAATATTATTAATGAAGAAACCATATTAAATAGCCCAGAGATACAAATACAAAAAGAATATGCTAAAATACAATTTGGAGATAAGTTTGTAACAAAAGGTAAACTTCCAAAGGAACTTCAAAAAGAGGTTCGGTGTGAAAAAATAAGGGTTTCAATTTTGGCGGTAATTGGAATTCTATTTTTCTCGTATTTCTTATCTAACATAGTTTTATGAAAAAAACATGAAATAATTCATCTTTTAAATATTGAATTGGGTGGCGTAAATTCTTCGCCATCGGTGGGTTGATTATTATTATCTTTTGTTGGTATTTTATCATTTCTAACGCTAGGATTTGCATCAACTGACTATTCACTTCTTGTATCAAATATTAATAAATGTAAAAAAGATGCTATGAATTTTGGTAAAATTTACGTTCCTTATTTTATTAAAAGAAATTATAAAAAATTATCAACAAGGGATATATATATAAATTGAATAAGTTTTTCAGTCTATGTAATTGGTGGAATTAGTGTATGAATTTTATGTTGGCTAAATGACCAATCAAAATATGATTCCCAAACTGGAAGACTATTAGTTTCATTTTTTTGAATGGATATTAAACCACCTGTATATTATTTCAATAGGGACCAACAAGTTTTGATCAATGTTATTTTTTTAGTTGGAACATTAATATTGCAAATTTACACAATTGTAGATGCTAGAATGCGTAAACAAAATATTATAAGTCTATATCAAGCAGAAATTATTGACCAAGATGAAATTAATTTATTAAGAAAAAAAGCTAACAAAATATGTCTTATTTTATTAATTATCTTTTTAGCTATTTTGTTTATATTGTTCTTTATAATTTATTTTGTTTCTAAAAGAACAAAGAAAATTGTCAATAAAGGCGAAAATGGAGGATTCCTTAAAAATGTTGGACATTTCTTTGGGAGAAAACCTTAA